TGGAGATGGTCTGAATGATGCCCCTGCATTAGCTACTGCTGATATTGGCATTTCAATGGGAATTTCAGGTTCAGCACTTGCAACAGAGACAGGGCATGTGATTCTTATGTCCAATGATCTCAGGAAAGTACCAAAAGCCATCCGGCTTGGCCGTCAATCTCATAGAAAAGTGATTGAGAATGTGATTATGTCCATGACTACAAAGTCTGCTATCCTGGCCTTGGCGTTTGCTGGTCACCCACTTGTTTGGGCAGCTGTTCTTGCTGATGTAGGTACATGCTTGTTGGTCATTTTGAACAGCATGCTGCTTTTACGAGGCACTCATGCAGGGAAATGTAGCAAATCATCAGGTGCGTCGCATACACACAAACATGGTACTAGGAATTCATCACACAATCATCATAATTGTTGCTCTAGCCAAAATGTCAAGAAGGTGGAATGTGGGGCTCAAAAGTGTTGCTCTAGCGCAAAAGTTGAGCAGGTGCAGAGCGGGGCTCTAAACTCAACCTGTGCCTCAAGGTGTTGCTCTAGTCCAAAAGTTGAGAAGGGGCCAAGTGGGTCTCAAAATTCAAGCTGCACCTCAGGGTTTCGCTCTAGCCCTAAAGTTGAGAAGGTTCACAGTGGAGCTCAAAATTCAAGTTGTGCCTCAGGATGTTGTTCTAGCCAGAAAGTTGAGAAGGCGCAGCTTGCCGCTCAAAATTCAAACTGTGCCTCGGGATGTTGCTCTAGCCAGAAAGCTGAGGTGAAGCTTGTGGCCCAGAATCCAAGCTGCGACTCAGGGTGTTGCTCTAGACCAAAAGTTGAGAAGGTTCAGAGCGAGGATCAAAATTCAAACTGTGCCTCGGGATGTTGCTCTAGCCAGAAAGCTGAGGTGAAGCTTGTGGCCCAGAATCCAAGCTGCGACTCAGGGTGTTGCTCTATACCAAAAGTTGAGAAGGTTCAGAGCGAGGATCAAAATTCAAACTGTGCCTCGGGATGTTGCTCTAGCCAGAAAGCTGAGGTGAAGCTTGTGGCCCAGAATCCAAGCTGCGACTCAGGGTGTTGCTCTATACCAAAAGTTGAGAAGGTTCAGAGCGagaatcaaaattcaaactGTGCCTCGGGATGTTGCTCTAGCCAGAAAGTTGTGAAGGAGCATTGTGTGGCTCAAAGTTCAAGCCTTGCCTCAGGATGCCAATCTAGCCAACATAGTATCAGCTCATGCAGAAACCAAGAGTGCGCTGACTCAGCTAAGAGCCATGATGCACGTGTAGCAACTAATGCTAGTGGAGTTCATGAAGCCAAGCACCACGATCATAGTTGCTTTAACACAGTCAATCCTAACACAGAGGCAAATCATCCACGCAGCCATGACTGTTCAACCCCTCCCAAATTGAAACATCTATGCCATAATTCAGTAGAAACTCAAGGAAAATGCTCAGATGGAGATGGTCTTCATAAGGAAAAACACTGCCACCATTCACACGGTGAACCTGCTGCTACTCATCATGGTATTCATCACCATTCAAGTCATTCTTCTCATGATTTAGAAGGCAGCCAAAAAACGACAGACAATACTACTAATTGCTGCTCCAAGAGCAGTTGTAAAAACACTATAGACATTCCCAAGAATGAAGAGTCACTCGGAGAGATTGTTGAATCCAGTTGCAGTCCCCAGCATCAACATCAAGAGTTACACCAGGAGTTGAAGAAGTGTTGTACAGGCTGCGCTCCACCTCACACTGTTATTGAAATTGAGCCAACAACCATGCATGCTTGTATGAGCATGGAGAAGAGAGAGATTGGTGGATGTTGCAAGAGCTACATGAAGGAATGCTGTAGCAAGCATGGACACTTTGCAACTGGCTTTGGTGGAGGCTTATCAGAAATCACCATCGAACAAGTATAAAGATCTTTAGATGAATATTGTTTTGGCTCTAGCGAAGAAACTAGGAAATTTTGGTGAAATACTTGTAGTAACCAAGAACCAGAATTaatgaatgaaatgaaattaagaAGTGTGTTCGATGTTTACAGAAATATTGTATTTCATCATTCTGTAAGTGATTAAAACCATtgtaaatttatatgaataataattagTCCTAAATCTGAATTATGACAAGCTTAATCTTCTGTTTAACATTTTGAAGGAGTGAATTTTGTTATTGGGTAGTTCTCCATTCTTGACCTGTATGTGCTGCTGTTTACGTATTAGCGGGACTGGATCATGTATTGGTTCAATAACTTTTATGATTGGCCGTCATGTAGCCTGTGACTATTGCTTGGATTGCTTTTTCAACAACATGGGCACTGTTTTAATCCCTATTTAGTAGGACCCATTtagagatatttgttttttttttttttttaagataatgatTGGATTTCTAGAAATTGGGGTCCAAGAGCATCACTCAATTTCCTCCACCATTCATCGATGACTCTCACCTTTGGTAATGGTACCAATCATTATTATCTTCTAATATAAAAGTCGAGAGTGCTTTCCCGATGACTTTTTTCATATTAAGatagatttcttttcttttttttactcaaatcttaaattaataaaaacttgaaaagtaGAAGGTTGACACCACTGTTCAAATCCTTTTTTTCCCCATTcagtttcattttttatattctaattatatgaaattaaacttcaaattaaaatataaaagaaaaaaacattgctCACCtaaattcatgataatttttaatttgatctaaaaatttattttatttatttttaaatccttcatagaaagggaaaaaaagttatcaaataatgacaagaaaaaaaaagttggttgTCACACGATATtgacaacaaaaatattaaaacttggtattaaaagattaaattcgATGGTAGTGGGTTTTCCTTGAAAACATATATGAAAAAAGAGATcgagttttgttttgattttttaaaactggttgattttggttttcttggatgattttggAGTATTTTGAGCTTAGTAAGTGTTTAGAAAGGCttttataatgtttattttatatatatatatatatatatatatatatatatatatatatatatatatatatgtcatccACCacttatagaaaaaatatgtggCCCAGGAGCATATGTCTGACTTAGGCCCACACGCTTGAGCTTTTTTTAAGGCCCTGACATGCAAACAACTGGTGTCTGCATGCATGtacttacattttttttaaaaaaaaaaacaacctcaacattcaatttttaatgatttatttattttaattttatcatttttatattggGTTGATattgaaatagtttttatttttatcatataattaaaaaaatattaataacccATAACTTAGGTTATGagtttgataaattaacttaaattgatttaaatcaatccaaaacatcaccgtctaattgtttttttttaagatgccaactttatttttttttaagtcaaacaaCTTTTTACTAGTTATTGTCTAACTTGGACCCCATGTAAGAGTTTCTTTTAAACTATGATACTCTAGGCCACTAAGGCAAACACACTTGGcttgaattatttgtttttttaaaattcaatattgagtttttgattaattcttttatttgtttttaattttatcattttgatattggattgattttggattggtcattaatttttttatcatacaattaaaataaaaaatatgttattgaaCCCATTGGAATTCACAATCCAGGTCacgagtttgacgagttaacttgagttgacagAAATCGATCCAATTATCATcatttcaatgttaaaaaaggaaaaagaagacaacttcgtttttttcttttaaaattcaaacccCTTTTAATGGTTGTCAATGTTACCTTTAAAAACGCgtgtttgatatatatatatatataatttgttttttatttgtttttttgtctttgaagcCGTCAAGTTAACTGAATTATATTAAGGCAACTCAAGTCAGGAGTTTTCAAGTTTGACTCTCTACACCGTGTTTTATAACAATATCacgttcaatttttttaatccaacttACAGCATTGTACGAGAAATAATAAATAGActattcatatttaaaaaattttattattgtttaaaatatttgaacacCTAGTTACCTTTCCGACCAGATCAAATCAGTGTAAATAGTATCAATTATTGTAAGACacatcaaacaaaattttaaaaatctaaaacatgtGGATGTTATTGTGGATCAAGACACAAAACATTATCAATTCATATAGtgcttatgttatttttatatataagaattttttaatttggtcttcaaacaaactttttttcttaatttagtccttatacATTATGGGAATTGAGCataatgatttgttttgatttcttttcataGGATTATCTtggtgaaaaaaaatctataaattaggttgattttcaattttgtataatagaattgattttgttgcattaaaaaaattaagacttaAGGGATCAAATCATAAAACAAGTAACAATATAGCTTTTTCTACTATTTATTCTATGCCTTTTTGGAGATTTTGGCCTacaaatctttctttctttttgcttaTAGATTCttttagtttgatattttatattttggacaAAAACTTTATTCTTATCACGTTTTGGTTCTTGAGTTTTAGATATATGAGAGAAACTCGCTAAAACAAAAGAGGAGAGAGTTATCAATTGATCAAATTTCAACAACTAAAACAACCAAACTTTATATCAATAgatttcatttgataaaaagAGTTCCATTTAGCTTTTTTTGGCCCTTCACTTTGCtggaaaataaagtaaattgggcctcaagatttttttttatagtttttttaactaattaaggGTTGTTTGAGGCTAGATATGAATTCGTTTGGATTTAAAAGATGCTTATTAgatatttttggataaaaatgacttgaaaataagtttttagacTAAAAAGCCCTTGCCTTGACTTTTTAGCGACCTCTTCGATCCTTGAACTCTAACAACACTTCGAAATCGTGCACCgcgtttccaaaaaaattttatttttttttgctaaaatttaatatgatttatatgttttggatcgttttgatatgctgatgtcaaaaataatttttaaaacatgaaaaaacatcattggcatgcatttcagcacgaaaagttatttgaaaagcaaccgctaccacactgtcaaacatacTCATATATAGATGGGATGTCATCcgcaccttttttttaagaaaaaaaattaaagggtttgTTCTctctttaacataaaaaaaaaaaaaacaaagaggctTTCCGTGTCGgccaaacatgatttttttaagccaGATGCACAAGCCATCGTGTTtgccctgtttgtttttttttttttttttactatgagattttatcactttttatttatattggcaAGTGTTATTTTTGTACAacctttcatgattttttttatttttttattttgatttgattgataaattgttttggatattgtttaattaaataccattagattatttttttttaatttttgaataaggttatatcattctttttataacattagcaaactctatttttttctagctttcatggtgattttttcttaaattttattagatgACTTGCTTATGCTGATTTTTATTGTCGTAttgttaaatataaaacatgttaatttttttttattaaacccaCTATAACCCATATAACAGGTTTAGCAAGATTACCAAAGTTGATCTATAACATCATTGTCAAAGAAAGGGTCTAAACAATGCAatcttgaaaattatttaactaattCGCCTTTGAACTTTCTAAGTCAATTGAATCACATTGAATATTCTCCTACTCAGTTCAATTTAATACTCGAGTAAGTTAAACACCTTAATTGAGAGGATTTTAGTTTAGCATGTCATGTCAGGTCAAGTTTAGTGGCAATGAGGAAACGTTGCCCGTAATAACATGCAAACAATGTATTATTCTTGTATctctttttatatacatatcaaaattatcaaaatttatctaaaaacacacgcttgaaaaaaaaaagccaagtcaagaaaaaaaaacttgttcctTTCTTACCCTTATTTCAAATAGTCTTCTTTCTTATTTGTATtggttgatttataattttcattaaatgaaaaacatagaaaaaagagttatgtttttttgttaaaaataaataaattatactaaCTGAACATACCCttcttatacaaaaaaaaaaacaaataattaccatataaataaatataaaattttaaaaagatttttacaGTACAATATCGAATATCTTAATCTGCATTTATCTATCAATGTTTTggcttattcttttattatcattgaaacCTCTTTTTAACATTTACTAGCAACTTTATCCtcaatctattttattaatttttttttattatctcacCCACCAATTAACTAGTGTGATATAACTGTCACATGGTGAAATATCATGGTTTACATATGGTTGCTGGAATGTAACAAAGTCAACGAATTCGTAAGGTGAATGGTGTCAAGTACTGAGTTCTCAAACTTTCAAGCatgcttctccttcttcttcttcttctttctttattttcaacttGGAATTAAATAACTTTAACATGCATTTTCTAGAAAATTGAAGAATATTGCACCAGTGAAAAggctagattttaaaaataaaaggtgaagaaacaAGGGCAAAATTGAACAGTGTAAATCTTTTGAAGAGCATTTTAATTGTGTCCTTTCAGTAGTTTTAATGCCATCCTTTGAAGACAATAAGATTCTAAAGACATTTCTGGTCAGATATGCATAGAGGCAAACAAAAAAGGTCAAAACCCACTAATATTGATTAATTatgacattaattaaaattattcccCTCAGTGAATCTTATTCTTTTCTCGAAAGTACGAACCCAACTTAGCAATTATACATTGAATTAATTTGGTGACTCACAgcttcattaaaaataataataataataataataataataataaaatagtgcCTCACAGCCTGcgaaaaaaagaattttctaCACTTTGTTTAttccccctttttttcttcaaaattctaTTACCATCTGTTAACAATGGAAACTGGTATTATGCTCATTGATTTAGGCTAGCTAGTGGAAATATGAGTGAGCTTGAGATGTATGGTTGAAAAGTAGGCTTcggttttaattaatttctaataatatGTGGGGTAAGGAGTTGATCTAATCATCCAAGACTGATCTGGAAAAGCTCATTatagaagaaaaagaatggTGCAAGTTGCTTCTCTTAATCaatatttaaagtgtttttgtttttagtttaaaagatgtttttgaaattctttgaatttatttttgtttaaagttgggttttttatgattttgaattattttaatgtattgatgtcaataataaattttgatgcatttattaaaaaaaacacactttaaaaaacaaccgtcaCTATAATTCCAAATACTATCTTAGTAAACCATTCGAGCATCCCCTCCATTATCAAGTGTAAAATTTATGTACATtatgttgttgtttattttgtaGATAATGAGGTTATTTAGGACTTAAACTCAACCCTCTTCTTCTAACACTAATTAACTGAGAAATTAATTATGACTATTGgtgggataaaattaaaacaaagtggAAACCCTAAGGATGTAATTGATAGGATTTGTAGTTTAGGGAGAAAATTGAAGGAACCCTAAATCGGCAGTTGAAATTTGCCCACGTAAGTGAAATTCCCAtgccattaattaattttatttttcttaattcgaACAATCAAACCACATCTAACATACCATAATATTCCTCATCAACGACGCACTAATTATATATCATCTGCCGCttgatatatatagatagattcTATTCCCTTGCAATATTATATCCATATTAATGTTCCATTTTATCTTTACCAGGTAGGCTGCTGTATTTTGCGCTGCTCAATGTGTCTTCCTACTAGATAGGATAATTAAGAAAGTTTTGGTTGGTGTTTGTGTCAATGATTTTGGgctaattaaattatcaaatgtGACAGTCCTGTCCTTTttcccctatatatatataacatgctTTTGAGTGCGCTATAAAACCTAGTTCATGAGAACTCTTTAATTTGCGACGGGCAATATATGATCATAAAGTTTAAAGCTCAAGCGTGTTTATTAAAATTGGTTGAGGCTTGAACTCGTTTTTCtgctataaaaatatatatatattttttatatatatatttcatttgaGATTATTTTCCCACCACTACGTACTACATCTAGGATAAAGTGAAGAATTGCATTTGCGTAATGATATGCGAATATGgtttcctaattattttttatacgcGCCTTAAGTGGTCACAACCTTTAGTTGTGATGCATGCACTAGCCGTTTTTCAGAAAGTTGGTCAGCCATGGAATATATGAACATGTGATCACTCCATGTCTATGCCTCGACCATTCCTCCTGCCTATATAAATCATGTATCACTTGGCACACAAGAACATGAAGTAGAGCTAGAAGCACGAACTTCAAAAGACAAGGCAAATTCAGAAGAAAAAGAATTGTGAGGTTTGGTCTAGGAGCTTTGCATGAAGAGGTAGAGAGTCGAATGCAGCCAAGGATGACTTGCCGGCATTTCCTCCTAAGTAGCGAGCCCGGCAAGGCTTCTATTTGGCACGCCCGGCCGGCGGGTTGTCCTTGGCTATATTTGGTTCCCTTCTTCTCATGTGAAACTCCAGACCTATAAATGGAAGATGCAGAAGCAAGCCTCCCATGTACGTACGTACGTGCATCAAGAGACACGTGTGGTATATTATCTTACATATGTTGTTATTACATCTTCTACATCCATTCAACCATTTATATATTTGggatttaatttgttatatgcttttctttatttattagtCGTTAATCAGTCAGTCGATCTTATTCGATATACTTAATTTTCACTTAATTCATTTGGATCCTGAATCTTGTTTATCTTGCATCATAATAGAATTGAGACTCGAGAGACACGcatcaattcttttttctttctttttttttcatttgggaCAGCCTAACAAGATACgctattttacaaaattggaCAATTTTTGTGAAATTCAGAATTCTACACGAGACACAACCATTCTTGAGCATTTATTATAAGATTTCATATTCCATTTTATTGCATTGAAGGAAAGTGTTTCTGTTGTATAGTACTAGCCTGTGTGTTGTGAGCATGCCCTCATGCACGATTAGAAATTCACATGAATATTAAgaagtaaatttatttattttaatggttAGGGACAGTCAGAAACTCCATCTTACAAAATCCCATATGCATGAGACAACGATTATCGATCAAAGAATGATTTGAGCGTATAAGATTTCAAATTGAAGGCGATCGAGCTAGTGTTTCTGCTGTATAGCACTAGTCTATGAAGCCCATCTGTATATTGTGAGTATGCTCTCATGCACAATTGGGATATCCGTAGCATTATGTCTAGGTTCGAACAGCGAGGCCAAactgttttcaaataataataggaATAAACCTTGTTTTAGATAAATTCGAACCCAATGCAAATAGGCTTTTGAAGCAAAATTTTGATCCTAAGAACAACACATGTCACTCATTGATTGCTAAAAGGTTTAGCCATTAATTACCAAGTTTGACCCTTAATCGTTATCTTAGAATTCTAacggaaaaaaattgataggtgtagtaattaataattaacttaTCCATTTCAAATACGTACATAGTTTTTTACAATTACTTGATGGTAGTgtcttgtaaaaataaatatattattaaagttACAAAGTctatctcttttatttattttgagtgaaCTATGATGATGATCTATTTTAGTTCATCTATTAGTATCATATCAATAGCatctaaataaaaacatagtaTTTTCCGATCTATGATATCACAATTCAATAACTTCTTGTAACTTATCATAACAATCAACTTTACAAGTGTTTTAAACCATATGTTAAGTTGTTCATCATGTTGATAAATTTAAGATTCTCTAACATTTCAAATTTGAGATAACAATAATTGATAATGTTGCCTACAAAGAagttaaatgaatttattttataagataatataagagaagattcttaaaaataaatatggaaGTCATGATTTACTTACTGAATTAAGtaacacataattatgtgtttatttaaatttgatgtcTATCAAATATCCACTCTTAATTGCATTCTTTAATCATGGTCGTCCAATATAgcaaaatattgataaattttcattCGAAGGCAGTTCATCACCATTATTATTTCTTGAAATGTGATTGATTCTTGTTTCCTTGATATATTATATGTAAACTCTTTGACTGACCATAATTGATTTATCCCATCAATCAATAAttaaagacaaacatctataatCATATCTAGATTGTAAAGATCATTTATAAGAACATGAATTTCAGCTTTATACACATATCTAGGGTTTAATTGTAAATTGTTATAatgattagtaaaaaaaaaggatgcaatAAAAGATCCAAATGGATTAAATTCATCTGTACATAAGTTAAGATGTATATTCCACGGTTCTATTAAAAGTTAATAATGCACCTTATTAAATTGCTTTTAAGCTTTATCATCAGAAGGGTGCATCATAACTTCTATCTCATCATATGAATGATATTACATCATATGCTTAACAATTTCTAAAGACATAAATAACTTTGCAGTCTAAAAATAATTGAGAAAtatcttagttttttatatataataagtgTCTTTCCTTTATCATTTCTAGGTTTGTATAGAATATGTTAATAGGTTTAGCATTCGATAAAAATTACATATCCACCATTATACAAAATGCAAAAATGTGGAGAATGAAGATATAGAGAATGGACTTGAGCCAAGGATGACTTGCCGCAGATACGTACATGGCCCTCGGTGACATGTTAAAGGGGTTTTGGTGGCAGGCATCCTTGGCTTTGCTTCGCTCTCTATTTCCTCATGCAAGATTGCTTCTAACATGTCGTGATCTTCAACAAACAACAAGAGGCGGTAGATgttcttctgatttttttttatttttttatttttttttttatttacgtggagtgtccgggccagcttgcgcgcaccatgactattccccacggcccactggacattctgcaagcccagggacaggttaggcaccgcgggggtgacatgcatgcacatagagggtcgaacccgggacggggacggaacaagtcacacggttgaccacagcagctaggccctgATTTTAGTTACTAAAGTAAGtgttttcgttttttttaatctctagaCCAAATTAGAaccatataataatatataatgtgTATTTTGTATAGAAATCAAATGAATAATCGACTGTACCAttcatattttacaaaattgttGCTTACAAGAATTTCTCTCCTGGATGCACCACATCAATGTACATGAACTGTATCCTTAAAACCATTTAATATAATCTAATATCAATGTACATGAACTGTAACCTTACCCTAGTTTGCATACATCAAGATAATTACCTCTACTTTTtcaatcccccccccccctctaaaGTGCATTCTTATTGAGATTAGATCagaaattatgaagaaaaaaaagttatcatgGCCTCGTCTTCGTGTTGAAAATTGTTGAatttaacagataaaaaaaataaaaaatagaattttctatcaagttttataataattaaaaatactagaAAGAAGATTTACATTACTCTAAAACATCATACTTAAAGTAAATTGTATTATTACTTATCTTTCATGAATAAAATACTCATTgtgttttgctaaaatttacCCCAATTAGTGTTAATTCTAAAATAGTAATTTGGAACATGGACTTGTTAACAAGGTTTAATCTTCACTTGTAAGGCACGAGCGGCGGACTCTAAAGgatgacaaataaaaattggACTCGATCTAAACTTGTTTATTGAGTTATGcctaaaataaattcaaaggcCACCACTCATATTTAATAGATCTTTTGGGGTAGCATTTACCTAGCCATGTTTACTTacaataattaaacaatatCCTAGcacatgagaaattaaaaaaaaaaatagcacacattaataataataaaaagagagaaatattaacaaacaaagaaaaaaatctatttttttaaaaaaaatgttgttgataacaatttattatatgagaaaaaagtgaataaaaaaggatttttcAACTCATAAATCAAaagcatattttaaaaagaattaattaatgggGGGTCAAATTTTATGTTATGGCACTTAGTATGATTACTCAAAAGGTCCTattctttgaaatttaaaaaaatcacttgttTTCAAAGTGTGTGTGTAtatcaaaaagtaaaaaaaaaaaaatcttgtcaatttcaatcatttcattaatttttttgttactttagtttatttttgtgtgaCAAGTTAAGttatagataattaaaaaaataaaatgagaaaaaataaaatgagtaataaaaaagagagagaaatataaTTGGGGACAAAATAGGATAAGTAATTGAACTTAACAACCCAAGGTTTGAGTTGTAGAAGGGAAAAGAATTATAGGAATAATTCAGGATGCAATTGGGGATATAATTGACAAGAGAATTACGAAAAAGGTTTTGATTTGGctgcaattaaaaataattgaaggacCAAAAACTAAACTGGAATAAACAGACAAATTTAGTGGTTCAATTAATtcattaagggatgaaattaaaaataaaattctatttgaatggaaattgaaaattcaatagGTAAAGGACTACAATGAGAAGCAGAGGGATTCCATGAACTATTTGAATTCTGTACTTTTCCccaaaacgatgtcattttaTTCATCTTCTTCCCCAGAACAATCAATCAAACTTCAGTTATAATTGCAATTGATTCTCAGCAATTTTAGCTCCTAAATTccaagaatcaaaataaaaacccaagTTTCCAGCATCAAATCCCATAACTTTAACCCTTATCCTAGACATAAAAAACTAGCATGAACCCACgaacaaaaaaacacatagcCTCCTTCACTCACAACAACTCCCTCTCACTGTCAATACCACCATTACTAACCGAACTCCACCACAGCTTCCAGCCCTTCCTATCAATCACTCTTTCTCACTGACCTTACTGGATCAAACCGTCCTCATTCCAGCCTCCATAACCATTGTAGACCCACCAACCTCATCCCACCATCGACCAATGAACCATCCCCTCACAAGCCCACTGTCACTCTTCCCTCACGTAAAGACAATCACCGAAACCCATATCCTCACAAATAAACCATCA
The Populus nigra chromosome 3, ddPopNigr1.1, whole genome shotgun sequence genome window above contains:
- the LOC133688737 gene encoding cadmium/zinc-transporting ATPase HMA3-like, with product MAAELEKSNKAATKKLQKSYFDVLGLCCSSEVPLIENILKSLDGVKEFSVIVPTRTVIVFHDDLLISQLQIVKALNQARLEANVRAYGETKHQKKWPSPYAMACGVLLLLSLLKYVYHPLRWFAIGAVAVGILPICLKAVASLRNFRLDTNVLMLIAVIGTIAMDDYIEAGTIVFLFTIAEWLESRASHKANAVMSSLMSIAPQKAVIAETGEEVDADEVKLNTVLAVKAGEVIPIDGVVVDGNCEVDEKTLTGESFPVPKQVDSTVWAGTINLNGYMSVRTTALAEDCVVAKMAKLVEEAQNSKSKTQRFIDKFAQYYTPAVIIISASFAVIPLALRLHDRNRWFRLALVVLVSACPCALILSTPVATFCALTKAASAGLLIKGGDYLETLGKIKVMAFDKTGTITRGEFVVTDFQPLCNDISVDTLLYWVSSIESKSSHPMAAALVDYGKMHSIEPQPEKVEEFQNFPGEGIQGKIEGKDIYIGNRKIAHRASGTVPTLEGDKKTGKSVGYVYYGATLAGIFSLSDSCRTGVAEAIKELKSLGIKTAMLTGDSEAAAMYAHEQLEHALEVVHAELLPEDKATIIKELKKEGPTAMIGDGLNDAPALATADIGISMGISGSALATETGHVILMSNDLRKVPKAIRLGRQSHRKVIENVIMSMTTKSAILALAFAGHPLVWAAVLADVGTCLLVILNSMLLLRGTHAGKCSKSSGASHTHKHGTRNSSHNHHNCCSSQNVKKVECGAQKCCSSAKVEQVQSGALNSTCASRCCSSPKVEKGPSGSQNSSCTSGFRSSPKVEKVHSGAQNSSCASGCCSSQKVEKAQLAAQNSNCASGCCSSQKAEVKLVAQNPSCDSGCCSRPKVEKVQSEDQNSNCASGCCSSQKAEVKLVAQNPSCDSGCCSIPKVEKVQSEDQNSNCASGCCSSQKAEVKLVAQNPSCDSGCCSIPKVEKVQSENQNSNCASGCCSSQKVVKEHCVAQSSSLASGCQSSQHSISSCRNQECADSAKSHDARVATNASGVHEAKHHDHSCFNTVNPNTEANHPRSHDCSTPPKLKHLCHNSVETQGKCSDGDGLHKEKHCHHSHGEPAATHHGIHHHSSHSSHDLEGSQKTTDNTTNCCSKSSCKNTIDIPKNEESLGEIVESSCSPQHQHQELHQELKKCCTGCAPPHTVIEIEPTTMHACMSMEKREIGGCCKSYMKECCSKHGHFATGFGGGLSEITIEQV